A portion of the Meriones unguiculatus strain TT.TT164.6M chromosome 11, Bangor_MerUng_6.1, whole genome shotgun sequence genome contains these proteins:
- the Gpatch2 gene encoding G patch domain-containing protein 2 isoform X5 — MFGAAGRPAIGAAAAAGKSWHFSRTMEELVHDLVSALEESSEQARGGFAETGEHSRNLSCPLKRQARKRRGRKRRSYNVHHPWESGHCLSEGSDSSLEEPSKDYREIHNNNKKDHSDSDDQMLVAKRRPSSNLNNSVRGKRLLWHESDFAVDNLGNRTLRRRRKVKRMAVDLPQDISSKRTMTQLPEGCRDQDMDNDRANQYSEFTRSKVKKRKLKVIRQGPKTQEEGVLLESEEVSHSNKDKMEYEEQKVSDELMSESDSSSLSSTDAGLFTNDEGRQGDDEQSDWFYEKESGGACGIAGVVPWWEKEDPADLDKDLPDPVFESILSGSFPLMSQPGRRGFQARLSCLHGMPSKNIKKSGGSPPSMATNWTSEIPL, encoded by the exons ATGTTCGGGGCCGCCGGACGTCCAGCGATCGGAGCCGCCGCAGCCGCCGGGAAGAGCTG GCATTTCAGTAGAACAATGGAAGAGCTTGTTCACGATCTTGTCTCTGCACTGGAGGAGAGCTCTGAGCAAGCTCGAGGTGGATTTGCTGAAACGGGAGAACATTCTCGCAATCTGTCCTGCCCACTGAAACGCCAGGccaggaaaaggagaggaaggaagcggAGATCCTACAATGTTCACCACCCATGGGAGAGTGGCCACTGCTTAAGTGAAGGCTCTGATTCCAGTTTAGAAGAGCCAAGTAAGGACTATAGAGAGATCCacaacaacaataagaaagaCCACAGTGACTCTGATGACCAAATGTTAGTGGCCAAGCGTCGGCCATCTTCAAACTTGAACAACAGTGTCCGAGGTAAACGACTTCTGTGGCATGAGTCTGACTTCGCTGTGGACAACCTTGGGAACAGAACTCTCCGCCGGAGGAGGAAGGTAAAGCGCATGGCCGTGGACCTCCCGCAGGACATCTCCAGCAAAAGGACCATGACCCAGCTTCCTGAAGGCTGCAGAGATCAGGACATGGACAACGATAGGGCTAACCAGTATTCAGAGTTTACCCGGAGTAAAGTTAAGAAAAGGAAGTTGAAAGTGATTAGACAAGGACCAAAAACCCAAGAGGAAGGAGTACTGTTGGAAAGTGAAGAAGTAAGCCACAGCAATAAAGACAAAATGGAGTACGAAGAACAAAAAGTCTCCGATGAGCTCATGAGTGAAAG TGACTCCAGCAGTCTGAGCAGTACTGATGCCGGCCTGTTCACCAATGATGAGGGACGACAAG GTGATGATGAGCAGAGTGACTGGTTCTACGAAAAGGAGTCAGGAGGAGCCTGTGGTATTGCTGGAGTCGTGCCCTGGTGGGAAAAGGAAGATCCTGCAGACCTCGACAAAGACTTACCTGACCCAGTGTTTGAAAGTATCCTGAGTGGCTCCTTCCCGCTCATGTCACAGCCTGGCAGAAGAG GTTTCCAAGCTAGACTCAGTTGCCTTCATGGAATGCCttcaaagaatattaaaaaatctGGAGGGTCTCCGCCTTCAATG GCTACAAACTGGACCAGTGAGATTCCCCTATAA